GACAAAACCCCAATTTGACCTTAGATCGAAGTTGGGGATTCCAGCATTTTCCACTTTCATGAGGTACCGGTTAGTCCATTGCCTGTTGCCTTAACTAATCGTAGTACCAATCTGGATGGTCGATTAAAGGATTATCGTTATTGAAATTACCTGCATTGTGATAAGTACAGCTTAAGAAATATCCTTCCGGCCAGGTCCGATCGCCTCCCGGCCAACGGACGGGGCCACGATAAATACCACAACCGATCGCGGTACTTTCCCGCCATACCATCTGCGTATAATGACCGCAGACCCCCTGACAAGCTTGCGTGTTATGGTTGTAATCCTTGCGTTCGTCATCCCAACGGGTGACGCTGCTGACCACTGAAGAAACGACAGAGCGATCGCTGCCTCCCGACCAAGCCAAATTTTCACCCAGTTTAGCCGCTCCACCTTGGAGTCCAGTACGATTACTGAACTGTTGCTGCCGCCAGGCGTTAGCACTGTGACCTTGGGAACCTCGGCTTTGATCGGCCCACTGTTGCGCCACTGCGGCCGCATCACAATTCCAGATGACCGCAGGTAAGGGAGGTAAGCCATTAGGAACGTAGCGATCGGCATCTTTGCGGGAGCGGTTGTGTTCGAGTAAAACTTGCTGAATTTCGCTGCGGGTGAGTTTAGACGTACGGGTAGCACAATCGGGAATGGGGATAGCACCCGGATTACGCTGATAACGGTTGTAAAATTGTGCCGCTGTTTCTCCTGAAGAAATCGCCATTTGAGTGTTCTCTCTGGGCTGATTGATGGGTTTTTGGATATCTCCAGATCCAGTAGCAGACAGGATATAGCCTCCGGAACCTTCAGCATCGTAAGCATTGACGATGAGTCGGTATATCCCATCCGCTGGAAATGTAACGGTCAATGCCGAATTGGTCGTATTTTCGTCGATATCGTCATTTGAGGCTAATAGGTTACCCTCGGAGTCGATGACCGCCAAAACCGTGTCAAAATCTACACTTTCTAACGTAATGGAAATGGACTGTCCTGCCTGTGCTTCAAATTCACAAATATCATATAAACTGCCATCCGACTCTAAAACGCGATCGCCCCTCTGCAATTGGCCACTACAATCGTAGGAAATACCTTGCGCTTGGACTGCAATGGGTTGAGCTACGGCGATCGCTACAGATGTTGCACTCAGAAAAATCAGGGGGTCTTGCCATCTCATTCGTCTGACCTACCTTGCTTTTTTTGATGGTTTCATTTCCTACTATAACGTCAGTTTTG
This sequence is a window from Roseofilum reptotaenium CS-1145. Protein-coding genes within it:
- a CDS encoding CAP domain-containing protein yields the protein MRWQDPLIFLSATSVAIAVAQPIAVQAQGISYDCSGQLQRGDRVLESDGSLYDICEFEAQAGQSISITLESVDFDTVLAVIDSEGNLLASNDDIDENTTNSALTVTFPADGIYRLIVNAYDAEGSGGYILSATGSGDIQKPINQPRENTQMAISSGETAAQFYNRYQRNPGAIPIPDCATRTSKLTRSEIQQVLLEHNRSRKDADRYVPNGLPPLPAVIWNCDAAAVAQQWADQSRGSQGHSANAWRQQQFSNRTGLQGGAAKLGENLAWSGGSDRSVVSSVVSSVTRWDDERKDYNHNTQACQGVCGHYTQMVWRESTAIGCGIYRGPVRWPGGDRTWPEGYFLSCTYHNAGNFNNDNPLIDHPDWYYD